The following are from one region of the Anomaloglossus baeobatrachus isolate aAnoBae1 chromosome 1, aAnoBae1.hap1, whole genome shotgun sequence genome:
- the LOC142296092 gene encoding perilipin-2-like isoform X1 produces MAETMEQQQQQNVVVRLINLPFVSSTYDMVSSTYVTTKDNHPYLKSVCDVAEKSVKSITSVAITSAMPILQKLEPQIALANNIACVGLDKIEERLPILYQSSEKVVANASEAVVGARDAVIHSITGVVDKTKGAVQESVEMSKAVVNGSINTVLGSRVVQIISDRVDSALTRSEYLLEQYLPQTDEELAKDTAETQGIEMSQDKPGYYMRLGSLSTKARKRAYQQALTSVKDAKCRSQEAIAQLQNTIDLIEYARKNMNNANQKIHDAQENIYNKWVEWTKGSREDAGGETEGAEQIESRTLAIARHLANHLQSTCLSLVSSVQGLQQNLQNKAQSISAMAADIYQNFHSASSFRDMSDSLLTATKDKITQIKDGMDEMITYFINNTPLNWLVGHFTPELAGSQDKEEEIDDGGSDKK; encoded by the exons ATGGCTGAGAcaatggagcagcagcagcagcag aatgtggtggtaAGGTTGATAAACCTCCCATTTGTGAGCTCTACATATGACATGGTGTCCTCCACCTACGTGACCACTAAAGACAACCATCCCTACCTGAAGTCTGTATGTGACGTCGCAGAGAAAAGTGTGAAGAGCATCACTTCTGTGGCCATCACCAGCGCCATGCCAATCCTGCAGAAACTCGAGCCTCAAA TTGCTCTGGCAAACAATATTGCCTGCGTTGGACTTGATAAAATTGAAGAAAGGTTGCCTATTCTGTATCAGTCTTCTGAAAAG GTTGTGGCTAATGCCTCAGAAGCAGTTGTTGGTGCCAGAGATGCTGTTATCCATAGTATCACAGGAGTAGTGGATAAAACCAAGGGAGCTGTTCAGGAGAGTGTGGAGATGTCTAAGGCTGTTGTAAATGGCAGCATTAATACTGTTCTGGGAAGCCGTGTAGTGCAGATCATAAGCGACCGTGTGGACTCTGCACTAACTAGGTCTGAATATCTTCTGGAACAATACCTGCCACAAACAGATGAAGAGCTAG CGAAGGACACAGCTGAAACACAAGGCATTGAGATGTCCCAAGATAAGCCTGGCTACTACATGCGCCTGGGATCCCTCTCTACTAAGGCCCGCAAGCGTGCTTATCAACAGGCCCTGACCAGTGTGAAGGATGCCAAATGCAGGAGTCAGGAAGCCATTGCTCAGCTCCAGAACACCATTGACCTG ATTGAATATGCAAGAaagaacatgaataatgcaaatcagAAGATCCATGATGCTCAAGAGAACATATACAACAAGTGGGTGGAGTGGACAAAAGGCTCCAGAGAAGATGCTGGTGGAGAAACTGAGGGTGCAGAG CAGATTGAATCTCGCACACTGGCTATTGCCCGGCATCTTGCTAATCACCTGCAAAGCACATGTCTGTCTCTGGTCTCCAGTGTCCAAGGTCTTCAGCAAAACCTTCAGAACAAGGCTCAAAGTATTAGTGCCATGGCTGCAGATATCTATCAAAACTTCCACTCTGCCTCTTCCTTCAGAGACATGTCTGACAGCCTCTTAACCGCCACTAAGGACAAGATTACACAAATAAAGGATGGTATGGATGAGATGATAACCTACTTTATAAATAACACTCCACTAAATTGGCTGGTAGGTCACTTCACTCCAGAACTGGCTGGTAGCCAAGATAAGGAGGAAGAAATTGATGATGGAGGCTCAGACAAAAAGTAA
- the LOC142296092 gene encoding perilipin-2-like isoform X2, with protein sequence MAETMEQQQQQNVVVRLINLPFVSSTYDMVSSTYVTTKDNHPYLKSVCDVAEKSVKSITSVAITSAMPILQKLEPQIALANNIACVGLDKIEERLPILYQSSEKVVANASEAVVGARDAVIHSITGVVDKTKGAVQESVEMSKAVVNGSINTVLGSRVVQIISDRVDSALTRSEYLLEQYLPQTDEELAKDTAETQGIEMSQDKPGYYMRLGSLSTKARKRAYQQALTSVKDAKCRSQEAIAQLQNTIDLIEYARKNMNNANQKIHDAQENIYNKWVEWTKGSREDAGGETEGAEIESRTLAIARHLANHLQSTCLSLVSSVQGLQQNLQNKAQSISAMAADIYQNFHSASSFRDMSDSLLTATKDKITQIKDGMDEMITYFINNTPLNWLVGHFTPELAGSQDKEEEIDDGGSDKK encoded by the exons ATGGCTGAGAcaatggagcagcagcagcagcag aatgtggtggtaAGGTTGATAAACCTCCCATTTGTGAGCTCTACATATGACATGGTGTCCTCCACCTACGTGACCACTAAAGACAACCATCCCTACCTGAAGTCTGTATGTGACGTCGCAGAGAAAAGTGTGAAGAGCATCACTTCTGTGGCCATCACCAGCGCCATGCCAATCCTGCAGAAACTCGAGCCTCAAA TTGCTCTGGCAAACAATATTGCCTGCGTTGGACTTGATAAAATTGAAGAAAGGTTGCCTATTCTGTATCAGTCTTCTGAAAAG GTTGTGGCTAATGCCTCAGAAGCAGTTGTTGGTGCCAGAGATGCTGTTATCCATAGTATCACAGGAGTAGTGGATAAAACCAAGGGAGCTGTTCAGGAGAGTGTGGAGATGTCTAAGGCTGTTGTAAATGGCAGCATTAATACTGTTCTGGGAAGCCGTGTAGTGCAGATCATAAGCGACCGTGTGGACTCTGCACTAACTAGGTCTGAATATCTTCTGGAACAATACCTGCCACAAACAGATGAAGAGCTAG CGAAGGACACAGCTGAAACACAAGGCATTGAGATGTCCCAAGATAAGCCTGGCTACTACATGCGCCTGGGATCCCTCTCTACTAAGGCCCGCAAGCGTGCTTATCAACAGGCCCTGACCAGTGTGAAGGATGCCAAATGCAGGAGTCAGGAAGCCATTGCTCAGCTCCAGAACACCATTGACCTG ATTGAATATGCAAGAaagaacatgaataatgcaaatcagAAGATCCATGATGCTCAAGAGAACATATACAACAAGTGGGTGGAGTGGACAAAAGGCTCCAGAGAAGATGCTGGTGGAGAAACTGAGGGTGCAGAG ATTGAATCTCGCACACTGGCTATTGCCCGGCATCTTGCTAATCACCTGCAAAGCACATGTCTGTCTCTGGTCTCCAGTGTCCAAGGTCTTCAGCAAAACCTTCAGAACAAGGCTCAAAGTATTAGTGCCATGGCTGCAGATATCTATCAAAACTTCCACTCTGCCTCTTCCTTCAGAGACATGTCTGACAGCCTCTTAACCGCCACTAAGGACAAGATTACACAAATAAAGGATGGTATGGATGAGATGATAACCTACTTTATAAATAACACTCCACTAAATTGGCTGGTAGGTCACTTCACTCCAGAACTGGCTGGTAGCCAAGATAAGGAGGAAGAAATTGATGATGGAGGCTCAGACAAAAAGTAA